The sequence below is a genomic window from Microbacterium sp. cx-55.
CGTGTGCGGGTGGAATCTTCGAAGAAGAGGTTCACCACGGTCTTGCCGCGCAGCGTCGGCAGCTTCTTCACCTCGCGGCGCTGCGTGTCGGCCATGTCTTCGGCGACGTCGAGGATGCGCAACGCGTCGGTGCGCGTGAGTGAGCGGGTGTCGAGAAGGTGCCTCATGACTCGATCGTCACCTCTTCGATGCCGTCCACCTCGGCGAGGCGCACGTTCACCCGCTCGGTGCGCGAACTCGGCAGGTTCTTGCCGACGAAGTCGGGACGGATCGGCAACTGGCGGTGCCCGCGATCGATCAGAGCGGCCAGCCGCACGGCCGCCGGGCGGCCGATGTCCTGCAGCGCATCGAGCGCGGCGCGGATGCTGCGACCGGAGAACAGCACGTCGTCGACGAGCACGACCGTGCGTCCGTCGATTCCGGACGCCGGAATCTCGGTGCGGTGCGGGGTGCGGGTGGGATTCTTCGCGAGATCGTCGCGGTACATCGTGACGTCGAGCGCCCCGACCGGAACGGGGGTGTTCGCGAACTCGGAGACGAGAGCGCCGATGCGGTTCGCGAGCGGAACGCCGCGCGTGGGGATCCCGAGAATCACCAGACCTTCCGCCCCGCGGTTGGACTCGAGGATCTCGTGTGAGATCCGAGTGAGCGCTCGGGCGATGTCGGCCTCATGCAGCACGGTTCTCGTGCTCATCCGCCGCTCCCTTCTCCGCCTCTCGGACGGTGTTAAAGGTTGCTGTGGTTCTCCTACACCCTATCAATACCGGGCGCCCGACGAGCCCGGAACGCGGCCCCGCTGTTAGGCTCGAAAGACTGCCATGACCGAACGAACCGACCTCCGTGGCGCTGCTGCGTCCGACCCGCACCGTCCCCTTCCGAACGACGACGCGGTCCGCGGCGATGGTGCGGATGCGTCCGTCGTGATGGGTGCCGGCGCGGCTTCGGCGACGGCGAAGGTCATCCTGTTCGGCGAGCACGCCGTCGTATACGGGTACCCGGCGATCGCCGTCCCGGTGGCAGCCCTGACGGTGCGCGCCGATGTGCGTCCGGCGCTCGGCGGCAGCACGATCGACAGCGCACTGTTCTCGGGCCCGCTCGCGGACGCTCCCGCGCGCCTGCGCCCCACGGCCGTTGCCGCAGAGGCTGCCCTCACCGCGCTCGGCGCAGCGCACACGCCCGTCGCCGTCCGCATCCGGAGCGACATCCCCGCCGAACGCGGTGTCGGTTCCAGCGCGGCGGTCGCCGCTGCCGTGGTCGGGGCCGTCGCCGACGCGTTGCAGGTCACCCTGGATGCGGACCGTCATCACGAGCTCGTCCAGATCGCCGAGCGTGCGGCCCACGGAACGCCGAGCGGCCTCGACGCGCGCGCGGTGCGCGCGGCGGGGCCCATCTGGTTCCGTTCCGGCGACGTCGAGCCCCTGACGGTCGCCGTACCTCTCGTGTTCGTGATCGCCGACACCGGTGTCCGCGGCCGGACGGGTGAGGCGGTTGCGGCCGTTCGCG
It includes:
- the mvk gene encoding mevalonate kinase, whose product is MTERTDLRGAAASDPHRPLPNDDAVRGDGADASVVMGAGAASATAKVILFGEHAVVYGYPAIAVPVAALTVRADVRPALGGSTIDSALFSGPLADAPARLRPTAVAAEAALTALGAAHTPVAVRIRSDIPAERGVGSSAAVAAAVVGAVADALQVTLDADRHHELVQIAERAAHGTPSGLDARAVRAAGPIWFRSGDVEPLTVAVPLVFVIADTGVRGRTGEAVAAVRALREEFPVHTDEVIAALGDLAVSARDDLASGDAESLGRRMTRAHALLGELGAGDAALDRLAKAALAAGALGAKLTGGGRGGCLLALARSAAHAEDLETALRAAGATDVWATTVPATGAQASDAPAAPAESVPVRPVSRTRTPVGSEQITNVEQTR